Proteins found in one Mytilus edulis chromosome 2, xbMytEdul2.2, whole genome shotgun sequence genomic segment:
- the LOC139513385 gene encoding vitellin-degrading protease-like, with protein MWHWLYIVLAISLSEGILAQNGTCGVQVIKPHQHSSTSRVSRIVGGRESIPHSWPWMVLLRFRTATITCGGSLVRGADGNIVIVTAAHCVDGATNPADWKADVGVHSRASMEPNQKEYGIQEIIQNPGFNFQFLDDDVAILKTAWPIELNDYVQPICMTTENSELKVGQECVVMGWGADVQGGSPVDRLHEVYKPIIADVDCGNALSVFGYNNNSMLCAGNLVTGGVDACSFDSGVPFACKNTNGQWELVGISSWGFGCAQPGYPGVYTEVYTFLQWIHDNTHTSVGGPIVG; from the exons ATGTGGCATTGGCTCTATATTGTGTTAGCAATCAGTTTGTCTGAGG GTATATTAGCACAAAATGGTACCTGTGGAGTACAAGTCATAAAACCACACCAACATAGTAGCACGTCACGTGTATCGCGCATTGTTGGAGGTAGAGAGTCTATACCACATAGCTGGCCTTGGATG GTACTGCTTAGATTTAGAACAGCTACAATAACCTGCGGAGGATCGCTCGTTAGAGGTGCAGATGGAAATATTGTAATCGTTACAGCAGCACATTGTGTCGATGG TGCAACAAATCCTGCAGACTGGAAAGCGGATGTTGGGGTTCACTCACGCGCTTCCATGGAGCCAAATCAAAAAGAATATGGTATTCAAGAAATAATTCAAAATCCTggatttaattttcaatttctggACGATGACGTTGCAATTTTGAAAACGGCCTGGCCTATTGAATTGAACGACTATGTACAACCAATCTGCATGACGACTGAAAATTCTGAACTTAAGGTTGGACAAGAATGTGTTGTTATGGGATGGGGAGCTGATGTTCAAG GGGGATCACCAGTTGATAGGCTTCATGAAGTTTACAAGCCTATAATCGCTGACGTTGACTGTGGAAATGCATTAAGTGTATTTGGTTATAATAACAATTCGATGTTGTGTGCTGGAAATTTGGTGACGGGTGGAGTTGATGCATGTAGT TTTGATTCTGGTGTACCATTTGCATGTAAAAATACCAATGGACAATGGGAATTAGTTG GTATAAGTAGTTGGGGATTTGGATGTGCACAACCAGGATACCCAGGTGTATACACTGAGGTTTACACGTTCCTGCAATGGATTCATGATAATACACATACTTCAGTTGGGGGACCAATCGTTGGATAA